The following proteins are co-located in the uncultured Tolumonas sp. genome:
- the nifV gene encoding homocitrate synthase produces the protein MARKTTFQKPSLIINDTTLRDGEQSAGVAFTQDEKIAIARQLWEIGVKELEVGIPAMGLDECRRIGALRQALPDATLMVWCRMHATDIRQAAALGMNWVDISIPVSAQMMEHKLARSRDQVLLELAEHVSLAKSLGLRVCIGCEDASRATLSDLRIVADLALRTGAERLRYADTVGILDPFTTYDRIRALRQYWPLQLEMHAHDDLGLATANTLAAFRAGATHANTTVIGLGERAGNAPLEEVVMALKQCFNIESGIQSHRLPALCSLVAKAAGREIAQQKSLVGEYAFTHESGVHVDGLLKDKNNYQGVDPASLGREHKLVLGKHSGRNSVRSVFAGLGYQLANDQIDMVLEQIRHFAERAKRNPTESELRWVYQRLFNSPQRVAL, from the coding sequence ATGGCCCGAAAAACCACATTTCAGAAACCATCCCTGATCATCAACGACACCACGCTGCGCGATGGTGAACAGTCCGCCGGGGTGGCGTTTACTCAGGATGAGAAGATCGCTATCGCCCGTCAGTTGTGGGAGATCGGCGTTAAGGAACTGGAAGTGGGTATTCCGGCGATGGGGCTGGATGAGTGTCGCCGAATTGGCGCATTACGTCAGGCTTTACCTGATGCCACACTGATGGTTTGGTGCCGGATGCATGCCACTGATATTCGTCAAGCCGCAGCGTTAGGCATGAATTGGGTAGATATTTCCATTCCCGTGTCAGCACAGATGATGGAACACAAGCTCGCGCGTTCCCGCGATCAGGTGTTGTTAGAGTTAGCTGAGCATGTATCTCTGGCGAAATCTTTAGGGCTGCGAGTCTGTATTGGATGTGAAGATGCCTCGCGCGCCACACTGAGCGATTTGCGCATCGTGGCTGATTTAGCATTACGTACGGGGGCTGAGCGCCTGCGATATGCTGATACGGTCGGCATTCTTGACCCATTTACCACTTACGATCGCATCCGTGCCCTGCGTCAGTATTGGCCGTTGCAGCTAGAAATGCATGCGCATGATGATCTGGGGCTGGCGACTGCTAACACTTTAGCCGCCTTCCGTGCCGGTGCTACCCACGCCAATACCACCGTGATTGGTTTGGGTGAGCGGGCCGGAAATGCGCCGCTGGAAGAGGTGGTAATGGCGCTTAAGCAGTGTTTTAACATCGAATCCGGCATTCAAAGCCATCGTTTACCGGCACTTTGTTCGCTGGTGGCCAAAGCGGCCGGCCGTGAAATTGCGCAGCAAAAATCACTGGTCGGTGAATATGCTTTTACGCATGAATCCGGTGTGCATGTCGATGGTTTACTGAAAGACAAAAACAACTATCAGGGTGTTGATCCCGCCAGTTTAGGCCGTGAACACAAGCTGGTGCTGGGCAAACATTCTGGCCGCAATTCGGTGCGTTCGGTGTTTGCAGGCTTAGGTTATCAGCTGGCCAATGACCAGATCGATATGGTGCTAGAGCAGATCCGCCATTTTGCCGAGCGGGCGAAACGAAACCCGACTGAATCAGAATTACGCTGGGTTTATCAGCGTTTGTTTAATTCCCCCCAACGTGTTGCCTTGTAA
- a CDS encoding nitrogenase-stabilizing/protective protein NifW — MDWFTSLDGIEELESAEAFLDFFGIPYEAAQVRSKRLHIMHHFNQQIKNANSERCMNEQDRFLLAKTLLAESYRNFHHQDVKSNSTLGVYNRLTPSFVAMSKLQEVLL; from the coding sequence ATGGATTGGTTTACCTCACTGGATGGTATTGAAGAGTTAGAAAGTGCAGAAGCCTTTCTGGATTTTTTCGGTATTCCGTATGAAGCAGCACAGGTGCGCAGTAAACGACTGCATATCATGCATCACTTTAATCAGCAGATTAAAAATGCCAACTCAGAACGTTGTATGAATGAACAAGATCGTTTTCTGTTAGCGAAAACCTTGCTGGCAGAAAGCTACCGGAATTTCCACCATCAGGATGTGAAATCGAATTCCACACTGGGTGTGTATAACCGTTTAACGCCGAGTTTTGTGGCCATGTCTAAATTGCAGGAGGTGCTGTTATGA
- a CDS encoding nitrogen fixation protein NifZ: MKPEYDYGEVVRVVRTIRDDGTFPGKQRGDLIVRKGSCGYVRDVGVFLQDQLIYQVHFIEEDIIVGCRSQELISADEPWVESEFEFGDWINAVNHLAIKGEVIAEAGSRGQVMSVRRDMDPIMYEVLFQDRMLLVPLSAICWPPEVEPAEEAAC, encoded by the coding sequence ATGAAACCTGAATATGACTATGGTGAAGTCGTGCGCGTGGTACGCACCATTCGTGATGATGGCACTTTTCCGGGTAAACAACGTGGCGATCTGATCGTGCGCAAAGGTAGCTGTGGTTATGTCCGCGATGTGGGCGTTTTCCTGCAAGATCAGTTGATTTATCAGGTGCATTTCATCGAAGAAGACATCATTGTCGGTTGTCGCAGCCAGGAGCTGATTTCAGCCGATGAACCTTGGGTGGAAAGTGAATTCGAATTCGGCGATTGGATCAACGCAGTAAATCATCTGGCCATCAAAGGCGAAGTGATTGCTGAAGCCGGCTCCCGCGGGCAGGTGATGTCAGTGCGTCGGGATATGGACCCGATCATGTATGAAGTGCTGTTTCAGGATCGTATGTTACTGGTGCCGTTATCGGCCATTTGCTGGCCGCCGGAGGTAGAACCGGCCGAGGAGGCGGCATGCTGA
- the nifM gene encoding nitrogen fixation protein NifM has translation MLNWQAYPTLKLATQHFGKVPADLSADEQSQLAKMLDHQLAMEARILDYAAQAEMSVSAADLNAALEEVKKAYPDEEAWKASMATVKLDLPSLKEALRRELLVSQVMDKVVENIKPLTEEAAKSWYLDHPRQFLQPERRLVRHILITIDDTNPENYEETSYSRLQNIRSQLISSPGKFADLAMRYSECPTAVNEGKIGLVKAGQLYPELDAVLFQLPERGFSQITRSPMGFHLLWCEKIHAAAPMPLSEAVPKIIEAQLQQAKKKLQKQWLTWLMQQEA, from the coding sequence ATGCTGAATTGGCAAGCATATCCCACCTTAAAACTGGCAACCCAGCATTTTGGAAAAGTGCCCGCAGACTTGTCGGCGGATGAACAAAGCCAGCTGGCAAAAATGCTCGATCACCAATTGGCGATGGAAGCGCGTATTCTTGATTATGCGGCACAGGCGGAAATGTCTGTGTCAGCCGCCGATCTGAATGCAGCGCTGGAAGAGGTTAAAAAAGCTTATCCGGATGAAGAGGCCTGGAAAGCTTCGATGGCCACGGTAAAGCTGGATCTGCCAAGTCTGAAAGAGGCGCTACGGCGTGAACTGTTGGTGTCGCAGGTGATGGACAAGGTGGTTGAGAATATTAAACCGCTCACGGAAGAAGCGGCTAAATCGTGGTATCTGGATCATCCGCGCCAATTTCTACAACCGGAACGTCGTTTGGTGCGGCATATCTTGATCACGATTGACGATACCAACCCGGAGAACTACGAGGAAACATCCTATTCGCGGTTACAGAATATCCGTAGCCAGTTGATCAGTTCGCCGGGGAAATTTGCCGATTTAGCGATGCGCTATTCGGAATGCCCAACCGCCGTCAATGAAGGCAAAATCGGCTTGGTAAAAGCGGGGCAACTGTATCCGGAATTGGATGCAGTGTTGTTTCAGTTGCCAGAGCGTGGGTTTAGCCAGATCACGCGTAGCCCGATGGGGTTTCATCTGCTGTGGTGTGAAAAAATCCACGCTGCCGCACCGATGCCACTCAGCGAAGCGGTGCCAAAAATTATCGAAGCACAGTTACAACAAGCGAAGAAAAAACTGCAAAAACAGTGGCTGACTTGGTTAATGCAACAGGAGGCATAA
- a CDS encoding metallophosphoesterase, translating to MTISTSLWFVYHSIIYAGICGLLLTLVPHLRLHKRTLWIYWVLNLLIFSIWLISQFSEQNWLVTSTPLRWIIALWLNASMAYVAVGGGFTVLRVLLRVARRKLSAHFWHQPNAILLPLVWMLSAFGVYEAMSAPLLRHYDVYLEQLPAELDGFKIAQITDSHVGDFVGSRELANAVSRLNATNPDLLVMTGDLLDDERQLDSAFAALTHANAPMGVVAILGNHEKYHGLPTILQKYKTEATQTNLRLLVDENITLNYHGAEFQIVGVDYPILPDSRRRMAETAKLDYMQRSADKAFRGVKPSEWILCLTHHPDFFDLAAANHAGLSLAGHTHGGQVLPLGYSVGRLWFNYLKGWYQLPSSQLFVSVGMGHVWPYRLGVPPEIVTFTLHSKIYPKSLELQQGDK from the coding sequence ATGACAATCAGTACCTCGCTTTGGTTTGTGTACCATTCCATTATTTATGCTGGAATTTGTGGCCTGCTGCTGACCTTGGTGCCGCATTTGCGCTTACACAAACGCACGTTGTGGATCTACTGGGTCCTCAACCTGCTGATTTTCAGTATTTGGCTAATCTCGCAATTTTCTGAGCAAAACTGGCTGGTCACCTCCACACCGCTACGCTGGATCATCGCATTGTGGCTCAATGCATCGATGGCTTATGTCGCAGTCGGTGGTGGCTTTACCGTATTACGTGTATTGCTGCGGGTGGCGCGGCGAAAATTAAGCGCTCACTTCTGGCATCAGCCAAATGCCATCTTGCTGCCATTGGTCTGGATGTTATCTGCATTCGGTGTTTATGAGGCGATGTCAGCACCGCTGTTGCGCCATTATGATGTCTATCTGGAACAACTTCCCGCTGAGTTAGATGGGTTTAAAATTGCGCAAATCACGGATAGCCATGTCGGCGATTTTGTGGGTAGTCGTGAATTGGCCAACGCCGTTAGCCGACTAAATGCTACCAACCCTGATTTACTGGTCATGACCGGTGATTTACTCGATGACGAACGCCAGTTAGACAGCGCCTTTGCCGCCCTCACCCACGCCAATGCGCCGATGGGTGTGGTTGCCATTCTGGGAAATCATGAAAAATATCATGGTCTGCCAACTATTTTGCAAAAATACAAAACCGAAGCAACACAGACTAATTTACGTCTGTTAGTTGATGAAAATATCACGCTGAATTATCACGGAGCCGAATTTCAGATCGTCGGGGTCGATTATCCCATTCTGCCGGACAGCCGTCGCCGGATGGCTGAAACAGCTAAGCTGGATTACATGCAACGTTCGGCAGATAAAGCATTCCGCGGCGTTAAACCCAGCGAGTGGATTTTATGCCTGACACATCATCCGGACTTTTTTGATCTCGCGGCAGCAAATCATGCTGGCCTGAGTTTGGCCGGACATACCCACGGCGGGCAGGTCTTACCATTGGGTTATTCGGTCGGCAGATTGTGGTTTAACTATCTGAAAGGCTGGTATCAGCTGCCTTCAAGTCAGTTGTTTGTCTCGGTAGGTATGGGCCATGTTTGGCCTTACCGTTTAGGTGTACCGCCGGAAATAGTGACCTTTACGCTGCATTCCAAGATATACCCAAAGTCATTGGAGTTGCAGCAAGGCGACAAGTGA
- a CDS encoding alpha-L-glutamate ligase-like protein: MWLLEKYTSPFKLAQLGIMGMNQRNVSYIGRYNPRSLYPLVDNKLKTKRIAVDAGVTVPKLIGTVQHQHEVTKIAEMVKEWPGFCIKPARGSGGKGILVIMRHEDGLYYKPNGSSCTATDLERHITNILAGLFSLGGKPDFVLVEDLIQFDDVFDGYSYEGVPDTRVIIFKGFPVMAMMRLSTASSDGKANLHQGAVGVGLCLRTGKALRAVQYNSPMRYHPDTGRDLYDLQVPHWEKLLNLSAACFEMSGLGYIGTDIVLDKKRGPLLLELNARPGLSIQIANGAGLLPRLRKIEKMADTDIKKMSVAERAKYAMDNFGVFQP, encoded by the coding sequence ATGTGGCTTTTAGAGAAGTACACCTCACCTTTTAAACTGGCTCAGCTCGGTATTATGGGCATGAACCAGCGTAACGTCAGTTATATCGGGCGCTATAATCCGCGCTCGTTATACCCGTTAGTTGATAACAAGCTGAAAACCAAGCGTATTGCGGTTGATGCTGGTGTTACGGTGCCAAAACTGATTGGCACCGTGCAACATCAGCATGAAGTCACCAAAATCGCAGAAATGGTTAAAGAGTGGCCAGGCTTTTGTATCAAACCGGCGCGTGGTTCTGGTGGTAAAGGCATCCTGGTGATCATGCGCCATGAAGATGGCTTGTATTACAAACCGAATGGCAGCTCTTGTACTGCCACCGATCTGGAACGCCATATCACCAATATTCTGGCTGGCCTGTTTTCTTTAGGCGGTAAGCCGGACTTTGTGCTGGTGGAAGATCTGATCCAATTTGATGATGTGTTTGATGGTTACTCTTATGAAGGGGTTCCTGATACCCGCGTTATCATTTTCAAAGGTTTTCCGGTAATGGCCATGATGCGTCTTTCCACTGCATCATCAGATGGTAAAGCGAATTTGCACCAAGGTGCGGTCGGGGTCGGTCTTTGCCTGCGTACCGGTAAAGCACTGCGTGCCGTGCAATATAACAGCCCGATGCGTTACCACCCGGATACCGGTCGTGACTTGTATGATTTGCAGGTACCACACTGGGAAAAACTGCTGAATCTGTCAGCCGCTTGCTTTGAAATGTCAGGTCTTGGTTACATCGGTACCGATATCGTATTGGATAAAAAACGCGGACCATTGCTGCTGGAACTGAATGCACGTCCTGGCTTATCTATTCAAATAGCGAATGGCGCAGGTTTATTACCTCGTCTGCGTAAAATTGAAAAGATGGCTGACACTGATATCAAAAAGATGAGTGTTGCCGAACGGGCGAAATATGCCATGGATAACTTTGGTGTATTTCAACCATAA
- a CDS encoding inactive transglutaminase family protein: MVSRRPFYIVVALLYILGLALVVYRHIAFNVPLWPGEYRNIWSAEAKVEFDANGGPVMASLALPDNQEGFTHVGENAASPGYGLSFVTKGGITRAEWSISSATGHQELYYRTDMMSDPYAKALPSTIPAIDKTLEKEPIAFAINQILTAAKTRAADSFTLTREIIKEFQTQAQNAALLEQTKKPAYLLVEILNQADIPARVVRALNLEDGRRRQHLVDYVQVFNGDKYDLFDPVTGVQGHPDNLLLWEYNSVPLLDVTGASKSQVTYSIIKKMVPVNKALKAKFEHSDMLNFSVDILPVEEQALFKGILLIPIGVMVVVFLRVICGLKTSGTFMPVLIAVAFLQTQLLTGLLGFLSIVGVGLVIRSWLSKLNLLLVARISAIIITVICIIGGLSVLTYKLGITQGMKITFFPMIILSWTIERMSILWEEEGPKEVFKQGGGSLLVAVLAYLAMNNGLIQHLTFNFLGLQLIIMATVLVMGNYTGYRLSELKRFKPLADELHKK, encoded by the coding sequence ATGGTCTCACGCCGCCCGTTTTATATTGTAGTTGCGTTGCTCTATATCCTAGGGCTCGCTCTGGTTGTTTACCGTCATATCGCGTTTAATGTTCCTCTGTGGCCAGGGGAATATCGCAACATATGGTCAGCAGAAGCAAAGGTTGAATTTGATGCGAATGGTGGCCCTGTTATGGCATCACTGGCACTGCCTGATAACCAAGAAGGTTTCACGCATGTCGGCGAAAATGCAGCCAGCCCAGGGTATGGCCTGTCTTTTGTGACCAAAGGCGGCATTACGCGCGCGGAATGGTCCATCAGCTCAGCCACCGGTCATCAAGAGTTGTATTACCGTACAGATATGATGAGCGACCCGTATGCCAAAGCGCTACCGTCAACCATTCCTGCGATTGATAAAACGCTGGAAAAAGAGCCGATTGCCTTTGCCATCAATCAGATATTAACCGCGGCAAAAACACGGGCTGCAGATTCTTTCACCTTAACACGCGAGATCATCAAAGAGTTCCAAACACAGGCTCAGAATGCAGCCTTGTTAGAACAGACCAAAAAACCAGCTTATCTACTGGTCGAGATCTTGAATCAAGCAGATATTCCGGCGCGGGTAGTACGCGCATTGAATCTGGAAGATGGACGTCGCCGTCAACATTTAGTTGATTACGTTCAGGTATTCAATGGTGATAAATATGACCTGTTCGACCCTGTAACTGGTGTACAAGGGCATCCCGACAATCTGTTATTATGGGAATACAATTCAGTTCCGCTACTGGATGTTACAGGTGCTAGTAAATCGCAAGTCACCTATTCCATTATTAAGAAAATGGTACCGGTAAACAAAGCGCTGAAAGCCAAGTTTGAACATAGCGATATGCTGAACTTTTCAGTAGATATCCTACCAGTGGAAGAACAAGCGCTGTTCAAAGGCATTCTGTTGATCCCTATCGGCGTAATGGTCGTGGTATTCCTGCGGGTTATTTGCGGACTCAAAACATCAGGTACATTCATGCCGGTACTGATTGCCGTGGCCTTCTTGCAGACTCAGCTATTAACCGGCTTACTGGGCTTTCTCAGTATCGTCGGTGTCGGTCTGGTCATCCGCTCCTGGCTGTCTAAACTGAACTTGCTCCTTGTCGCCCGAATATCGGCCATCATCATCACCGTTATCTGCATCATCGGTGGTTTGTCCGTGCTGACATACAAATTGGGTATTACCCAAGGCATGAAGATCACCTTCTTCCCGATGATTATTCTCTCTTGGACGATTGAACGTATGTCGATCCTGTGGGAAGAGGAAGGTCCGAAAGAAGTCTTCAAACAAGGTGGTGGTTCATTACTGGTTGCTGTATTGGCTTATTTGGCCATGAACAATGGCTTGATCCAGCATCTGACCTTTAACTTCCTGGGGTTACAGCTGATCATCATGGCAACTGTATTGGTGATGGGTAACTACACTGGCTACCGTCTGTCTGAGCTTAAACGGTTTAAGCCGTTAGCTGACGAATTGCATAAGAAGTAA
- a CDS encoding RimK/LysX family protein, giving the protein MTKVLPGFALLTLSLFSGYSAAEGNNDAAVQQLLKQQTELNTRLSMLLDQQGHTAKQLNEIKALQQQIGKQVSTTSQPPVFKKSSRKDSNDNCVPAEPGKTTADGKMILGETEWIYVEEANGNFMSRVDTGAATSSISAQNVTVFEREGRRWVKFTMPVDGGKSVEVEAQFVKYIRIRQANGLEDRPIVRMTIRIGSVTEKADFSLTDRSNMDFPVLMGREFIKDVAVVDVARENVQGKPEVSGAAQASAKQKQPKVVKDIKTTEKAPKPTGLETVKEGNKVLTVKKVPVKDESNPTVKAAQPAEALSAKKTAPAATNETKPAAQPAADFKPAVQPTADLEKPEQKPVKTALPADAQPVKATSAAAATSDDNKDKQ; this is encoded by the coding sequence ATGACTAAAGTATTACCGGGTTTTGCCTTGCTCACCTTGAGTCTGTTTTCAGGATATTCCGCTGCAGAAGGCAACAATGATGCTGCCGTACAGCAATTACTGAAACAACAAACTGAATTAAATACTCGTCTGAGCATGTTGCTTGATCAGCAAGGCCATACAGCAAAACAGCTGAATGAAATCAAAGCCTTGCAACAGCAAATTGGTAAACAAGTATCTACAACATCACAGCCTCCTGTTTTCAAAAAATCATCCCGCAAAGATTCCAATGATAACTGTGTTCCTGCCGAACCGGGCAAAACCACAGCTGATGGTAAAATGATCCTCGGTGAAACAGAGTGGATTTACGTTGAAGAAGCCAATGGTAACTTCATGAGCCGTGTCGATACCGGTGCAGCGACATCATCCATTAGTGCACAAAATGTAACCGTATTCGAGCGTGAAGGCCGCCGTTGGGTTAAATTCACTATGCCAGTCGATGGCGGTAAGTCAGTCGAAGTGGAAGCGCAGTTTGTAAAATACATCCGTATTCGTCAGGCTAACGGTTTAGAAGATCGTCCTATTGTTCGTATGACAATCCGTATTGGTTCTGTCACCGAAAAAGCTGATTTCAGCTTAACTGACCGTTCGAATATGGATTTCCCAGTGCTGATGGGGCGCGAGTTTATTAAAGATGTCGCCGTAGTTGATGTGGCACGTGAAAACGTACAGGGCAAACCGGAAGTTTCAGGTGCTGCACAGGCATCCGCCAAACAAAAACAGCCCAAAGTCGTTAAAGACATTAAAACAACAGAGAAAGCACCGAAGCCAACAGGGTTAGAAACCGTCAAAGAAGGCAACAAAGTGCTCACCGTCAAAAAAGTGCCCGTTAAAGACGAAAGCAATCCAACAGTAAAAGCAGCTCAGCCGGCAGAAGCGTTGTCAGCGAAAAAAACAGCTCCCGCTGCGACGAATGAAACCAAACCAGCCGCACAACCAGCCGCTGATTTTAAACCAGCAGTCCAACCAACGGCTGATTTAGAAAAACCAGAACAAAAACCTGTAAAAACCGCCCTCCCAGCAGACGCTCAGCCAGTCAAGGCGACCTCTGCAGCCGCGGCAACTTCCGATGACAACAAGGATAAGCAGTAA
- the cmoB gene encoding tRNA 5-methoxyuridine(34)/uridine 5-oxyacetic acid(34) synthase CmoB, translating to MIDFASFYQVIAKSRLSHWLHTMPAQLYAWENSERHGNLPKWQKVLAKLEHYSSPHVNILDRVEIGQADELSAGETKKLESLLQHLHPWRKGPFHLFGIHIDTEWRSDWKWDRVSPHISPLKGRYVLDVGCGSGYHLWRMRGEGAEMAVGIDPTALFLCQFSAIKHLAGNDQHVHFLPLGIQELPALRAFDTVFSMGVLYHRRSPIDHLYQLKDQLRDGGELVLETLIIDGDENTVLVPDDRYAQMNNVWFLPSAAAMIKWLKKCGFQDVRVVDEAITTTDEQRSTNWMRNDSLAQYLMPDDPSRTIEGYPAPKRAVFVATRGSED from the coding sequence ATGATCGATTTTGCCTCCTTTTATCAGGTCATTGCCAAAAGCCGCTTAAGTCACTGGCTACACACCATGCCCGCGCAACTTTATGCGTGGGAAAACAGTGAACGCCACGGCAATTTGCCGAAATGGCAAAAAGTGTTAGCCAAGCTGGAACACTACTCCAGCCCGCACGTTAACATCCTTGATCGCGTAGAAATCGGTCAGGCTGATGAACTCAGTGCGGGCGAAACGAAAAAGCTGGAAAGTTTGTTGCAGCATTTACATCCGTGGCGCAAAGGACCGTTCCATCTGTTTGGTATTCATATTGATACCGAATGGCGTTCCGACTGGAAATGGGATCGCGTTTCACCGCATATCAGCCCTTTAAAAGGCCGGTATGTGTTGGATGTCGGCTGTGGTAGTGGTTATCACCTATGGCGTATGCGTGGCGAAGGCGCTGAGATGGCAGTTGGTATCGATCCGACGGCGCTGTTTTTATGCCAATTTAGCGCCATCAAACATTTAGCCGGTAATGATCAGCATGTGCATTTTTTACCGCTGGGTATTCAAGAGCTACCGGCACTGCGCGCATTCGACACCGTGTTTTCCATGGGGGTGCTTTATCACCGCCGCTCCCCCATCGATCATCTTTATCAGTTAAAAGATCAACTGCGTGATGGTGGCGAATTAGTGCTGGAAACATTAATCATCGATGGTGATGAAAATACTGTATTGGTGCCCGATGATCGTTATGCGCAAATGAATAATGTCTGGTTCTTGCCTTCAGCAGCTGCGATGATCAAATGGCTGAAAAAATGCGGTTTTCAGGATGTGCGCGTGGTCGATGAAGCCATTACAACTACCGATGAACAACGCAGCACCAACTGGATGCGAAATGATTCTTTAGCGCAATATCTGATGCCTGATGATCCTTCACGCACGATTGAAGGCTATCCGGCACCAAAGCGCGCCGTTTTTGTTGCGACCAGAGGCTCAGAAGACTAG
- the cmoA gene encoding carboxy-S-adenosyl-L-methionine synthase CmoA, translating to MKDQLFAAPIAQLGDFCFDEKVVEVFPDMIQRSVPGYSNILSAIGMMTARFAQPGSNLYDLGCSLGAATQMMRRNVPHADCQIIGVDNSAPMVERCRQHLATYKSAVAVEIRQADIQAVDIENASVVVLNFTLQFIEPAERITLLRRIYAGLRPGGILILSEKFRFDDAEVSDLLVELHLDFKRANGYSELEISQKRTMLENVLRADSVDNHKQRLQDAGFEHIDLWFQCFNFGSIVAIKDKGAAA from the coding sequence ATGAAAGATCAACTGTTTGCCGCCCCGATTGCTCAGTTGGGCGACTTTTGCTTTGACGAAAAGGTCGTTGAAGTCTTTCCCGACATGATCCAACGTTCCGTGCCGGGTTATTCCAATATTTTATCTGCTATCGGCATGATGACCGCGCGTTTCGCCCAACCTGGCTCGAATCTTTATGATCTTGGCTGTTCGCTGGGTGCCGCAACACAAATGATGCGCCGCAACGTCCCGCATGCTGATTGCCAGATCATCGGCGTTGATAACTCAGCGCCGATGGTCGAACGCTGTCGCCAACATCTGGCAACCTACAAAAGTGCCGTTGCCGTTGAGATCCGCCAAGCCGATATTCAAGCCGTAGACATTGAAAATGCCTCGGTGGTCGTGCTGAATTTCACACTGCAATTCATTGAACCGGCGGAACGCATCACCTTGTTACGCCGTATTTATGCAGGCTTGCGCCCCGGTGGTATTTTGATTCTAAGTGAAAAATTCCGCTTCGATGATGCCGAGGTCAGTGATTTGCTGGTTGAATTACACCTCGATTTCAAACGCGCCAATGGTTATAGCGAGCTGGAAATCAGCCAGAAACGCACCATGCTGGAAAACGTACTGCGTGCCGACAGTGTCGATAACCATAAACAACGGCTACAAGACGCCGGTTTTGAACACATTGATCTGTGGTTCCAATGTTTCAATTTTGGCTCGATTGTCGCCATCAAAGATAAGGGAGCTGCCGCATGA
- a CDS encoding FAD-dependent oxidoreductase: protein MHKTNENQERTQFDIIVVGGGMVGSAAACLLAQQGWQIAVVEQTEPEVYAPEQAMDLRVSAISPASVALLQQAGVWDAILAMRVRAYTELAAWEVNGLETHFHAHEAGVTELGYIIENRLLQLALWQQLQTFQNVRLYCPAQINALIQTDEQATITLNDGQVLSASWLLAADGANSKIRALAKIGITSWDYRQDCLLINVDLEDDAPAITWQQFYPSGPRSFLPLAGKKASLVWYDTPARIAQLTAMTPAMLEREVKRHFPEQLPACKVTHFGCFPLTRRHAQHYYQGRVILLGDAAHTIHPLAGQGVNLGFKDVACLVELWHSVQQKQQDFGHKQLQQYERKRLCDNTLMQSTMDLFYAGFSSSLMPLKVLRNIALLAAENAGWLKQKALRYALGL from the coding sequence GTGCACAAAACAAACGAAAATCAGGAAAGAACACAATTTGACATTATCGTCGTTGGTGGTGGCATGGTGGGTTCTGCAGCAGCCTGTTTGTTAGCTCAACAAGGTTGGCAGATCGCGGTGGTAGAGCAAACAGAACCGGAAGTCTATGCGCCAGAGCAAGCAATGGATCTGCGTGTCTCTGCCATCAGTCCGGCATCGGTGGCGTTATTGCAACAAGCCGGTGTCTGGGATGCCATTTTAGCGATGCGGGTACGCGCCTATACCGAATTGGCAGCCTGGGAAGTGAACGGGTTGGAAACGCACTTTCATGCGCATGAAGCGGGCGTCACCGAGCTGGGTTATATCATTGAAAATCGCTTGCTCCAGCTGGCGTTATGGCAACAACTGCAAACATTCCAAAATGTGCGTTTGTATTGCCCGGCGCAAATTAACGCACTGATACAAACGGATGAACAAGCAACAATAACGTTAAACGATGGTCAGGTGCTATCGGCGAGCTGGTTGCTGGCCGCCGATGGTGCGAATTCTAAAATTCGGGCCTTGGCTAAGATTGGCATTACTAGTTGGGATTACCGACAAGACTGCTTGTTGATTAACGTTGATTTGGAAGACGATGCCCCAGCTATCACGTGGCAGCAGTTTTATCCGTCTGGTCCGCGTTCATTTTTACCGTTGGCGGGGAAAAAAGCTTCGTTAGTTTGGTATGACACACCGGCTCGGATCGCACAGTTAACAGCCATGACGCCCGCGATGCTGGAGCGGGAGGTGAAACGCCATTTTCCCGAACAGTTACCGGCTTGCAAGGTCACTCATTTTGGCTGTTTTCCTCTGACCCGCCGGCATGCGCAACACTATTACCAAGGGCGAGTGATCTTACTGGGGGATGCGGCGCACACTATTCATCCGCTGGCTGGGCAGGGGGTGAATCTGGGATTTAAGGATGTCGCCTGTTTAGTCGAACTTTGGCATTCCGTGCAGCAAAAACAACAAGATTTTGGTCATAAACAATTGCAGCAGTATGAGCGTAAACGCCTGTGTGATAACACCTTGATGCAATCAACGATGGATCTGTTTTATGCAGGGTTTAGCTCATCACTCATGCCATTGAAAGTGTTACGCAATATCGCGTTGCTGGCGGCGGAAAATGCCGGTTGGCTGAAACAAAAAGCCCTGCGTTATGCGCTTGGGCTGTAA